From the genome of Spirochaetae bacterium HGW-Spirochaetae-1, one region includes:
- a CDS encoding aspartate aminotransferase family protein, which translates to MKGEKEIIIDDYARHISPGKVDLYRKYGLLLVPRKRSGCYLQDREGKKYFNCHCNGGVFNLGHRNHAIIKALTTGLKTYDIGNHHLISEPKTMLARALAESLPRGLDQVVYGVSGGEAVDLAIKLARGVTGRGGIVSARGGYHGHTGFALAAGDKKYREKFRPMAPGFSQVPFDDTTAMEKAVTQKTAAVILETIPATMGIAVAENNYFRKVKEICQNQGALLILDEVQTGFGRTGKLWGFEHFRVVPDIVVLGKGMSGGIYPMSATIFRSTLASFFKDDPFIHISTFGGSEVGCFAALETLRISREPGFLKNVKDIGAMLKKELGKLSRKYPRPGLSVRGLGLMMGLAFKDEITSLFMLKLLFDRGIYLVYSGNDPRVLQFLPPLIMKEKDAAFLLKRIESALKTVSG; encoded by the coding sequence ATGAAAGGGGAAAAAGAAATAATTATCGACGATTACGCCCGGCACATATCTCCGGGAAAAGTTGACCTTTACAGGAAATACGGTCTCCTGCTTGTTCCCCGCAAAAGAAGCGGCTGCTATCTCCAGGACCGCGAAGGGAAAAAATATTTTAACTGCCATTGCAACGGCGGTGTCTTCAACCTGGGACATCGCAATCACGCCATCATTAAGGCACTCACGACGGGACTGAAAACCTACGATATCGGCAACCACCATCTTATCAGCGAACCCAAAACCATGCTTGCCCGGGCCCTGGCCGAATCACTGCCCCGGGGCCTCGATCAGGTAGTCTACGGTGTGAGCGGCGGCGAGGCCGTTGACCTGGCCATAAAACTTGCCCGTGGCGTCACGGGCCGCGGCGGGATCGTTTCAGCCAGGGGCGGATACCACGGCCACACGGGATTCGCCCTTGCAGCGGGCGATAAAAAATACCGTGAAAAATTCCGCCCCATGGCCCCGGGCTTCAGCCAGGTCCCCTTTGATGATACTACCGCCATGGAAAAAGCCGTTACGCAGAAAACTGCGGCAGTGATCCTGGAAACCATTCCGGCCACCATGGGTATTGCCGTCGCTGAAAATAATTATTTCCGGAAAGTAAAAGAAATATGCCAAAACCAGGGCGCCCTTCTCATTCTCGACGAAGTCCAGACCGGCTTCGGCCGAACAGGGAAACTCTGGGGTTTCGAACATTTCAGGGTAGTGCCCGACATCGTTGTCCTGGGCAAGGGCATGAGCGGGGGTATCTATCCCATGAGTGCCACCATCTTCAGAAGCACCCTGGCCTCATTTTTCAAAGACGACCCCTTCATACATATATCCACCTTCGGCGGGAGCGAGGTAGGCTGCTTTGCAGCCCTGGAGACGCTGAGAATATCCCGTGAGCCCGGCTTCCTGAAGAATGTGAAGGATATAGGGGCCATGCTGAAGAAGGAACTGGGGAAACTCTCACGGAAATATCCCCGTCCCGGACTTTCCGTGCGGGGACTGGGACTCATGATGGGACTGGCCTTCAAGGATGAAATCACGTCCCTGTTCATGCTCAAACTTCTTTTCGACAGGGGTATTTATCTTGTCTATTCAGGCAACGATCCCCGCGTGCTGCAGTTTCTTCCTCCTCTCATCATGAAGGAAAAAGATGCGGCTTTCCTGTTGAAAAGGATCGAGTCAGCTTTAAAAACGGTATCGGGTTAA
- a CDS encoding MBL fold metallo-hydrolase, with amino-acid sequence MEILIYENGPFMVNSYLVINKETSACFILDPGFEVNPLLEKIRSDKLNLEAIIATHGHIDHVEGVNAIKKKYPVPFMVNELDKPLLETIPVQARMFGVPDPGVPVPDANLPTEGNITVAGLTLELLYTPGHSRGSVSIQIDSVVFSGDALFNFSIGRTDLPGGDYVELISSIKEKLFTLPDDIRVLPGHGPETTIGREKTMNPFFN; translated from the coding sequence ATGGAAATATTAATATATGAAAACGGCCCGTTCATGGTCAATTCATACCTTGTCATTAACAAGGAAACATCGGCCTGCTTCATTCTCGATCCCGGTTTTGAGGTAAACCCGCTGCTGGAGAAAATCCGCAGCGACAAGCTGAACCTGGAAGCTATCATCGCCACGCACGGCCATATCGATCATGTCGAGGGCGTCAATGCCATAAAAAAGAAATACCCCGTTCCCTTCATGGTTAATGAACTGGATAAACCCCTCCTTGAAACCATTCCTGTTCAGGCGCGCATGTTCGGCGTACCGGACCCGGGCGTTCCCGTTCCCGACGCAAACCTTCCCACGGAAGGAAACATAACCGTAGCCGGACTTACCCTGGAACTTCTGTACACGCCAGGACATTCCCGCGGGTCCGTATCCATACAGATCGACAGCGTGGTCTTCAGCGGCGATGCACTTTTTAACTTTTCCATAGGCAGGACCGATCTTCCCGGAGGGGATTATGTTGAACTGATATCATCCATAAAAGAAAAACTCTTCACACTCCCCGATGATATCAGGGTGTTGCCGGGTCACGGCCCGGAAACCACCATCGGCAGGGAAAAAACGATGAATCCTTTTTTTAATTGA
- a CDS encoding YggU family protein, with the protein MITGGRNSYGKDRIVEKKETILDITVSPKSSRTQIVLCDDNVIKVYLNSPPVDGAANEECVRIFAKTLHVPKSSVVIVKGHKSRKKRLLIVDMTTDEVFRKLRS; encoded by the coding sequence ATGATCACGGGCGGCAGGAATAGTTACGGGAAGGACCGTATTGTGGAAAAGAAAGAAACCATCCTTGATATCACCGTTTCGCCCAAATCATCGAGAACGCAGATCGTTCTTTGTGATGATAACGTCATAAAGGTCTATCTGAATTCACCGCCCGTGGACGGCGCCGCCAATGAGGAATGCGTTCGTATTTTCGCCAAAACACTCCACGTCCCAAAATCCTCCGTTGTTATCGTGAAAGGACATAAAAGCCGGAAAAAACGCCTGCTTATCGTCGATATGACCACCGACGAGGTGTTCCGGAAACTACGCTCCTGA